The following DNA comes from Winogradskyella sp. PG-2.
TGATGGTGTTCGTGGCATGAACTTTATTGAAAAGGCAGTTGAGTCGCATAAGGCCGGAAACGTATGGGTAGAAATAGATAAACATTAATTGAGCATGAAAACGATTAAAGGGCCTGCAGTATTTTTAGCGCAATTTATGGATGATAACGCTCCATTTAATTCTTTAGATGGACTTTGTCAATGGGCGAGTGATTTGGGTTATAAAGGTATACAGATACCAACGGACCCAAGTTTAATAGATTTAGGAAAGGCAGCTGAAAGTCAAACTTATTGTGATGAGTTTAAAGGAAAAATAAATTCCTATGGATTAGAAATCACCGAACTCTCAACACATCTTCAAGGGCAGTTGGTTGCTGTACATCCTGCATATGATATTATGTTCGATAATTTTGCACCAAATCATTGTAAAGGTAATCCTAAAGCGAGAACAGAATGGGCTACTCAGCAAGTAAAAGATGCTGCAACAGCAAGTCGAAGATTAGGACTGAATGCACATGCTACATTTTCAGGCTCACTTTTATGGCATACAATGCATCCATGGCCACAGCGACCTGATGGATTAGTTGAAATGGGTTTTGGAGAACTAGCAAAACGATGGCTACCAATTCTTAATCATTTTGATGAACAAGGTGTCGATGTTTGTTACGAAATTCACCCAGGTGAAGACTTGCACGATGGTGTAACTTTCGAGCGCTTTTTGGAAGCAACAAATAATCATAAACGTGTCAACATCTTATACGACCCTTCACATTTTGTATTGCAGCAACTAGATTATATTGAATATATAGACCATTATCACGAATTTATAAAAGCCTTTCATGTCAAAGATTCAGAATTTAAACCTACAGGTAAGAAAGGTATGTTTGGTGGCTATGGTGATTGGAAAGATCGTGCAGGACGCTATCGTTCGCCTGGAGACGGACAAGTAGATTTTAAAACAATTTTCACAAAGCTTACGGAATATGGTTGCGATGTTTGGGCAGTTATGGAATGGGAATGTTGTATTAAAAGTCCTGAACAAGGTGCACGAGAAGGTGTTAAGTTTATACAAGATCATATTATTGAAGCTACCGAAAAGCGTTTTGATGATTTTGCTGGAGCTGACGTAGATAAAGAACAATTAAGAAAAATACTAGGAATTTAAATAGCATAGAAATGAATAAATTTTTGATTTTAGGCCTTTGCCTTTTAACCTTTGCATCATGTAAAGAAAACAAAGAAAAAGAAGTGGAAAAAGACGTAATTGAAATAGTGGAGGAAGAAACTAGTAATGAATGGACGATTTTGTTTGATGGCACATCATTGGATAATTGGAGAGGCTATTTATCTGAAGAAATGCATCCAGAATGGACTATTGAGGATGGTGAAATGACTTTTACTCCTGGTGAAGAAGGAGGTAAAAATATTATCTCCAAAGACACGTATACAAATTTTATTTTGTCTTTAGAATGGAAGATATCTGAAGCAGGTAATAGCGGTATTTTTTGGGGAGTTTATGAAGATGAAAAATATACTGAAGCATATATGACAGGGCCAGAAATACAGGTTTTAGATAATGCTAAACATCCAGATTCCTTTGTTGCCGAAGGAACTCACAAAGCAGGTTCATTATATGATATGATAGCTTGTCCAGAAGAGCATATTAATCCTGCTGGAGAATGGAATCTTTGTGTTATTGAAGTAAATCAAGATGCCAACTTAGCTAAAGTGAGTATGAATGGTACTGAAGTTATGAGTTTTGCATTGCATGGAGAAGACTGGGGTAAAATGGTGGCGGACTCAAAGTTTAAAGATTGGGAAGGTTTTGGCAAATACAGAACGGGTCACATAGGGTTGCAAGACCATAGTGACAAGGTTTGGTATAGAAATATTAAAATAAAGAATCTAGACTAGACTAACTATATTTTCTAAGTTGAGCTTCCCAAGGTTGGAGTTCTGTTATGGAATGTAAAGCTTCAAGGTTTGAGATAATCAATTCGCTTGCGTTTAAATTTAATTCTAGATGCTTTACAGGTTGAACGTTATCACTAAAATTTAATAATATGATATAGTGATCATTTTCATCTGAGCGTGAATATATATATAGATTTTCATCATCTTCATTCATACACTCATAGTCACCATAAACCATTACTGTATTAGCTTTTCTAAATGCTATCATCTGTCTGTAAAAGTTTAGAATAGAATGGGCATTATTCTCTTGAGTCTCAACATTTATTGCTTCAAAATTAGGATTAACTTTTAACCATGGTGTGCCTTCTGAAAATCCTGAATTTTTAGTTTTATCCCATTGCATTGGTGTTCTTGCATTGTCTCTACTTTGTCTATGAACTAATTTTAAATAGTCTTTCATGTCCTCACCTCTAGCTATTGCTTCATTCCAACTACCTAAGGTTTCAACATCATTATAATCTTCGATAGAAGGGTAAGCAACATTAGTCATTCCTATCTCATCACCTTGATAAACATATACAGTGCCTCTGAGTGTGAATAAAAGCAACGCTAAAAGCTTTGCAGATTCGTTATGATATTTAGAATCATTCCCAAAGCGAGATACCATTCTAGAAAAGTCATGGTTACCTAAAAAGATACTTCCCCAACCTTTGTCTTTTAATTTGGTATCCCAATCATTAAATACTTTTTTAAATTTAGGAAGAGAAACATCAATTGGGTCGTATTTCCCTCCTGGACCATTGTCTATAAACATGTGGTCAAAGTGAAAAATCATATTAAGCTCATTTCTACTATCATCAACATAATCAAGGCCATTACTTAAATCAATACCAGGACCTTCACCAACGGTCATAATATCATATTTAGACAATACTTCTTTATTGAGTTCATTTAAATATTGATGAATTTTTGGTCCATTAGCATAATAGTTTTTAATAGTCTTACCATAATCTTCAGGATAAATACTATCGGGAAACTCGAGTTGTTTTGAGATTAAAGAAATCACATCCATTCTAAACCCGTCAACTCCTTTTTTACACCAGAAGTCTACAATATCATGTATTTCTTTACGCACTTTAGGATTCTCCCAATTTAAGTCTGGTTGTTTTTTAGTGAAAAGATGTAAGAAATATTCATTAGTAATATCATCTTTTTTCCAAGCCGAGCCACTAAAAAAGGATGTCCAATTATTTGGTGGGTTACTGTCTTTTGAGCTCTTCCAGAAATAGTAATCTCGATAAGGGTTGTCTTTAGATTTACGAGATTCTTTAAACCACTTGTGTTCATCAGAACTATGATTTAGTACTAAATCCATAACAAGTTTTAGGCCTCTTTGATGCATGCCTTTAAGTAAAAGATCAAAAGCTTCTGAACCGCCAAACTCTTTAGAAATAGCTTTGTAATCTGAAATATCATAACCATTATCATCATTAGGAGATTCATAAACGGGACAAAGCCAAATTATATCGACTCCTAGTGATTTGATATAATCAAGCTTTTCTATAATACCATAAATATCACCTAAACCATTCCCTGTTGTATCTTTAAAAGAGCGTGGATAAATTTGATACACTACTCCTTCTTTCCACCAAGTTCGTTTCATAAGTACTTTAAAAAGCTTTTAGGAAATAAGGTAGGTCGCTAATACCAAAATGACAATAAAGATACCTATTGGTTTAGTATATATCCATGGAGTCGTGTCAATGATTTCAGTAACTTCAGGAACATATATATCTTCGTCCTTTTTAGGCTTTACAAATCTAAATATTAGCATAATCACCATGTTAATAACAAACAGTATACCCATGATATGTAAGAAATGCGGATAAGCCTTAGCCTTTATAATTGCTAACTCATTTGCGTCTGTAATGCCATTAGCAGTAGCTTCTGTCATTGTAGTTTCTATAGTATTTGGTCCTAGATAGAGTAAACTAAATAAGTACATCAAAACACCAGCAACTAAAACTGTTTTGGCACCAATAGCTGGAACTTTTTTAGATATAATTCCTGTTAATACTACAGCTAAGATAGGAACACTTAAGCTTCCTAAAGCTTGTTGTATATAATCGAATAAACCTCCAGGAGCGTTAGCTATAAATGGGGCAATACTCATCCCGATTAGTGCAAGTATAAGTCCAGCAATTTTTCCAGCTT
Coding sequences within:
- a CDS encoding sugar phosphate isomerase/epimerase family protein is translated as MKTIKGPAVFLAQFMDDNAPFNSLDGLCQWASDLGYKGIQIPTDPSLIDLGKAAESQTYCDEFKGKINSYGLEITELSTHLQGQLVAVHPAYDIMFDNFAPNHCKGNPKARTEWATQQVKDAATASRRLGLNAHATFSGSLLWHTMHPWPQRPDGLVEMGFGELAKRWLPILNHFDEQGVDVCYEIHPGEDLHDGVTFERFLEATNNHKRVNILYDPSHFVLQQLDYIEYIDHYHEFIKAFHVKDSEFKPTGKKGMFGGYGDWKDRAGRYRSPGDGQVDFKTIFTKLTEYGCDVWAVMEWECCIKSPEQGAREGVKFIQDHIIEATEKRFDDFAGADVDKEQLRKILGI
- a CDS encoding DUF1080 domain-containing protein; protein product: MNKFLILGLCLLTFASCKENKEKEVEKDVIEIVEEETSNEWTILFDGTSLDNWRGYLSEEMHPEWTIEDGEMTFTPGEEGGKNIISKDTYTNFILSLEWKISEAGNSGIFWGVYEDEKYTEAYMTGPEIQVLDNAKHPDSFVAEGTHKAGSLYDMIACPEEHINPAGEWNLCVIEVNQDANLAKVSMNGTEVMSFALHGEDWGKMVADSKFKDWEGFGKYRTGHIGLQDHSDKVWYRNIKIKNLD
- a CDS encoding glycoside hydrolase family 13 protein, with the protein product MKRTWWKEGVVYQIYPRSFKDTTGNGLGDIYGIIEKLDYIKSLGVDIIWLCPVYESPNDDNGYDISDYKAISKEFGGSEAFDLLLKGMHQRGLKLVMDLVLNHSSDEHKWFKESRKSKDNPYRDYYFWKSSKDSNPPNNWTSFFSGSAWKKDDITNEYFLHLFTKKQPDLNWENPKVRKEIHDIVDFWCKKGVDGFRMDVISLISKQLEFPDSIYPEDYGKTIKNYYANGPKIHQYLNELNKEVLSKYDIMTVGEGPGIDLSNGLDYVDDSRNELNMIFHFDHMFIDNGPGGKYDPIDVSLPKFKKVFNDWDTKLKDKGWGSIFLGNHDFSRMVSRFGNDSKYHNESAKLLALLLFTLRGTVYVYQGDEIGMTNVAYPSIEDYNDVETLGSWNEAIARGEDMKDYLKLVHRQSRDNARTPMQWDKTKNSGFSEGTPWLKVNPNFEAINVETQENNAHSILNFYRQMIAFRKANTVMVYGDYECMNEDDENLYIYSRSDENDHYIILLNFSDNVQPVKHLELNLNASELIISNLEALHSITELQPWEAQLRKYS